A genomic region of Caulobacter sp. NIBR2454 contains the following coding sequences:
- a CDS encoding gamma-glutamyltransferase family protein encodes MLKRLMAAGVALVLGSSVAAAQEQGAKPAAHAPKAMASSGHPLVTQAMLDVLKRGGNAMDAALTGAIMQSVVEPQMVTLAGALSALYYDAKTGQYHYLDAELDHTAKGAPIVAGWAQVTGGGSGVEATSGSLVAVPGEVAGLKAAADRFGTLKWSQYFEPSIRLAENGFPMYSFLYGEMADAAMTRLSAYPSGREEFLPKGYVPPVGTTVTRPRLAATMRRLAAEGPDYFYKGDWARKFVAEVQRTGGSITVEEMAGYKVRWEEPLKSSFKGHEIISSPPPGTAGSLIAMVLNIAEPWDFKAMGHYTQSADSLYRLRQAFAFAEDLTDAYIQDPVSFDVPSDILLSKSFAAQLTGLIDGAMPKAAITGKTAQAGGFSLAGGFDHSDPHASDTDHIVVADKDGNVVSLTHSVKGTTFATGLVVDGVVVNSGNYFPGKNLGEGRRVVGGFPPTMVAKGGAPALALGSPGLTSRAVALTLINHLGYGMSLEQAVDAPRFQGAQAARPLTIEGRLSDQTRADMKAHYGVTVKVTTPYNWHFGSIHAVARQPDGSLIGIADPRRGGLAAGY; translated from the coding sequence ATGTTGAAGCGTTTGATGGCCGCTGGCGTGGCGCTGGTTCTGGGGAGCAGCGTCGCGGCGGCGCAGGAGCAGGGCGCCAAGCCGGCTGCTCATGCGCCGAAGGCCATGGCTTCCTCAGGTCATCCGCTGGTCACGCAGGCCATGCTGGATGTGCTCAAGCGCGGCGGCAACGCCATGGATGCGGCACTGACCGGAGCGATCATGCAAAGTGTGGTCGAGCCCCAGATGGTCACCTTGGCCGGGGCGCTGTCGGCGCTCTATTACGACGCCAAGACGGGCCAGTATCACTATCTGGACGCTGAGTTGGACCATACCGCCAAGGGCGCGCCGATCGTCGCCGGCTGGGCGCAGGTTACCGGCGGCGGCTCGGGAGTCGAGGCGACCTCGGGCAGCCTTGTCGCGGTTCCAGGCGAGGTGGCGGGCCTGAAAGCCGCCGCCGACCGGTTCGGAACGCTGAAGTGGAGCCAGTATTTCGAGCCGTCCATCCGCCTCGCGGAGAACGGCTTTCCCATGTACTCCTTCCTCTATGGCGAGATGGCCGACGCGGCGATGACCCGGCTGTCGGCCTATCCGTCGGGCCGCGAGGAGTTCCTGCCCAAGGGCTATGTGCCGCCGGTCGGGACCACGGTGACCCGGCCACGTCTGGCCGCCACCATGCGCCGCCTGGCCGCCGAGGGACCGGACTACTTCTACAAGGGCGACTGGGCGCGCAAGTTCGTGGCCGAGGTCCAGCGCACCGGCGGGTCGATCACCGTTGAGGAGATGGCCGGCTACAAGGTGCGTTGGGAAGAGCCCCTGAAGTCGAGCTTCAAGGGACACGAGATCATCTCCTCGCCGCCGCCCGGTACGGCGGGATCGCTGATCGCCATGGTGCTGAACATCGCCGAGCCCTGGGACTTCAAAGCGATGGGGCACTACACGCAGTCGGCCGACAGCCTCTACCGCCTTCGTCAGGCCTTCGCCTTCGCCGAGGACCTGACCGACGCCTACATCCAGGACCCGGTGTCGTTCGACGTGCCCAGCGACATCCTGCTGTCCAAGAGCTTCGCCGCGCAGCTGACCGGCCTGATCGACGGCGCCATGCCCAAGGCCGCGATCACCGGCAAGACAGCGCAGGCCGGCGGCTTCAGCCTGGCCGGCGGGTTCGACCACAGCGACCCACACGCCTCGGACACCGACCACATCGTCGTCGCCGACAAGGACGGCAACGTCGTGTCCCTGACCCACAGCGTCAAAGGCACGACCTTCGCCACCGGTCTCGTGGTGGACGGGGTGGTGGTCAACAGCGGCAACTACTTCCCGGGCAAGAACCTGGGCGAGGGGCGTCGGGTGGTCGGCGGTTTCCCGCCCACCATGGTGGCCAAGGGCGGGGCGCCCGCCCTGGCGCTCGGCTCGCCGGGCCTGACCTCCCGCGCCGTGGCGCTGACCCTGATCAATCACCTCGGTTATGGCATGTCGCTGGAACAGGCGGTGGATGCGCCTCGGTTCCAGGGCGCGCAGGCGGCCCGGCCGCTGACCATCGAGGGGCGGCTGTCCGACCAGACCCGAGCCGACATGAAGGCGCACTATGGCGTCACGGTGAAGGTGACCACGCCCTACAACTGGCACTTCGGGTCGATCCATGCGGTCGCCCGTCAGCCGGACGGCTCGCTGATCGGCATCGCCGATCCTCGCCGGGGCGGGCTGGCGGCGGGTTATTGA
- a CDS encoding FadR/GntR family transcriptional regulator produces the protein MSEQRLYQSVAKQIRDAIEAGEFPVGARLPGERELAERFNVSRVTIREAEIALEALGWISIKTGSGVYVLSRDVHVAGRLPDVTAFDLTAARAVFEAEAAALAAANIDDASIAELEALIAAMSDPSSSDAQASEADQKFHEAIARLSGNPVVEHCVKLIWRMRNELPKVKQVYQSVCHHDWDSRTDEHASILSALRKRDPQASRAAMRDHFRRLFEAMLAAEEAEALAEVRRRTQHDRDRFMATLSAQA, from the coding sequence ATGTCAGAACAACGCCTTTATCAGTCGGTTGCGAAGCAGATTCGCGACGCGATCGAGGCCGGGGAGTTTCCCGTCGGCGCCCGCCTGCCTGGTGAGCGCGAACTGGCTGAGCGCTTCAATGTCAGCCGGGTGACCATCCGTGAGGCTGAGATCGCGCTGGAGGCGCTGGGCTGGATCTCCATCAAGACCGGATCCGGCGTTTATGTCCTGTCGCGCGACGTCCACGTCGCTGGGCGTCTGCCTGACGTCACGGCCTTCGACCTGACCGCCGCGCGCGCGGTCTTCGAGGCCGAAGCGGCGGCTCTGGCGGCGGCCAACATCGATGACGCGTCCATCGCCGAGCTCGAAGCCCTGATCGCAGCGATGTCCGACCCGTCGTCCAGCGACGCGCAAGCCAGCGAGGCCGACCAGAAGTTTCACGAAGCGATCGCCCGCCTTTCCGGCAACCCGGTCGTTGAGCACTGCGTCAAGCTGATCTGGCGCATGCGCAACGAACTACCCAAGGTGAAGCAGGTTTATCAGAGCGTCTGCCACCACGATTGGGACTCGCGGACGGACGAACACGCAAGCATCCTATCGGCTCTTCGCAAGCGTGACCCCCAGGCGTCCCGCGCCGCCATGCGCGACCACTTCCGTCGTTTGTTCGAAGCCATGCTGGCGGCCGAGGAGGCCGAAGCCCTGGCCGAGGTTCGCCGCAGGACCCAGCACGACCGCGACCGCTTCATGGCGACCCTCTCGGCTCAGGCCTGA
- a CDS encoding SGNH/GDSL hydrolase family protein encodes MRRGPVAIALLLALAGSPAVAQKAAEWRPAWTASAAPARFDGTPDAPLGYLDQTIRQDIRMGVAAQAVRLRISNEVGQQPLTLDGMTAAGPDGKTLPVTFGGARDIVVPVGVALVSDPLPIAVKRADLLTVTLHAPGPVRGVVRRTAVRLGAGKAAVSSDAPLERRQSFVSAVYALTDKPPAVIVALGDSITEGATSTLGADKDWPSVLGRRLEAACPGAFVVVNAGISGNQVVRDGRSPNVRARLDRDVLSLPGVTHVILIEGINDIRHDGNPANVGRSPEEVIAAYRQVISRLHLRGIKVMGGTLTGFAGSERFDERSEASRQTVNAFIRDSGEFDAVADFDKATRDPANPLALRRDFGRDDRLHPNDQGYEAMGQAIDLSAFIRPGTKCAR; translated from the coding sequence ATGCGCCGCGGGCCGGTCGCGATCGCGCTTTTGCTGGCGCTGGCCGGCTCGCCCGCCGTCGCCCAGAAGGCGGCGGAGTGGCGGCCCGCCTGGACCGCTTCGGCTGCGCCGGCGCGTTTCGACGGCACGCCCGACGCGCCGCTGGGCTATCTGGACCAGACCATTCGCCAGGACATCCGCATGGGTGTGGCGGCGCAGGCCGTCCGCCTGCGCATCAGCAACGAGGTGGGCCAGCAGCCGCTAACGCTGGACGGCATGACCGCCGCGGGCCCCGACGGCAAGACGCTGCCCGTCACCTTCGGGGGCGCGCGCGACATCGTCGTTCCGGTCGGGGTCGCCCTGGTCAGCGATCCGCTGCCGATCGCGGTCAAACGCGCCGACCTGTTGACCGTCACTTTGCACGCGCCAGGCCCCGTCCGGGGCGTGGTGCGGCGCACGGCGGTGCGGCTAGGGGCTGGGAAGGCGGCGGTGTCGTCAGATGCGCCGCTTGAACGGCGACAAAGCTTCGTCTCGGCGGTTTACGCCCTGACGGACAAGCCGCCGGCGGTGATTGTGGCGCTGGGTGACTCCATCACCGAAGGCGCGACATCGACCCTTGGGGCCGACAAGGACTGGCCCTCGGTCCTTGGCCGTCGCCTTGAGGCGGCCTGTCCTGGAGCTTTCGTGGTCGTGAACGCGGGCATCAGCGGCAACCAGGTGGTCCGCGACGGCCGCAGCCCCAACGTTCGCGCCCGGCTGGACCGCGACGTGCTGTCCCTGCCGGGCGTAACCCATGTGATCCTGATCGAGGGCATCAACGACATCCGCCACGACGGAAATCCCGCCAATGTGGGCCGCAGCCCAGAAGAAGTGATCGCCGCCTATCGGCAGGTGATCAGCCGCCTGCATCTGCGCGGGATCAAGGTGATGGGGGGGACGCTCACCGGATTCGCCGGCTCCGAACGTTTCGACGAGCGTTCCGAAGCCTCGCGACAGACCGTCAACGCCTTCATCCGCGACAGCGGCGAATTCGACGCGGTGGCGGACTTCGACAAGGCGACGCGCGATCCGGCCAATCCCCTGGCGCTGAGACGGGATTTCGGGCGCGACGACCGGCTGCACCCCAATGATCAGGGGTATGAGGCCATGGGCCAGGCTATCGACCTGTCGGCGTTCATCCGGCCGGGAACCAAGTGCGCCAGATGA
- a CDS encoding SDR family NAD(P)-dependent oxidoreductase: protein MRLKDKVAIVTGGGRDIGRDVSRVLAREGAKVVINFANDEASAAETLASIKAAGGEAIVHRADVTTAEGSASLVAAAQAAYGEQVHILVNLAGGMVERRPLADIDEAFFDKVMTLNLKSTYLMTRAVAPLMPEGSSIINFSSQAGRDGGGPGASIYATSKGAVMTFTRSMAKELGPKGVRVNSLCPGMIATSFHDIFTKPEVRTAVAGNTPLRRQGRPEEVAETVAYLASDAAAFVTGVNLDINGGMFFS, encoded by the coding sequence ATGCGCCTCAAGGACAAGGTCGCCATCGTCACCGGCGGTGGCCGCGACATCGGCCGTGACGTCTCCCGCGTGCTCGCCCGTGAAGGCGCGAAAGTCGTGATCAACTTCGCCAACGACGAGGCCAGCGCGGCCGAGACGCTGGCGAGCATCAAGGCGGCCGGCGGCGAGGCCATCGTGCATCGCGCCGACGTCACGACGGCCGAGGGCTCGGCTTCGTTGGTCGCGGCGGCCCAAGCCGCTTACGGCGAGCAGGTCCACATCCTGGTCAACCTAGCGGGCGGCATGGTCGAGCGACGGCCCCTGGCCGACATCGACGAGGCCTTCTTCGACAAGGTGATGACCCTAAACCTGAAGTCGACCTACCTGATGACCCGGGCGGTGGCGCCGCTGATGCCGGAGGGGTCCTCCATCATCAACTTCTCGTCCCAGGCCGGCCGTGACGGCGGCGGTCCGGGCGCCTCGATCTATGCGACGTCCAAGGGCGCGGTGATGACCTTCACCCGCTCGATGGCCAAGGAGCTGGGCCCCAAGGGTGTGCGGGTCAACAGCCTGTGCCCGGGCATGATCGCCACCAGCTTCCACGACATCTTCACCAAGCCGGAAGTTCGCACGGCGGTGGCGGGCAACACCCCGCTGCGTCGTCAGGGACGGCCCGAAGAAGTCGCCGAGACGGTGGCCTATCTGGCCTCGGACGCGGCGGCCTTCGTCACCGGCGTGAACCTGGACATCAACGGCGGGATGTTCTTCTCGTGA
- a CDS encoding chondroitinase-B domain-containing protein: MSKLGLKASLMVLAVAATGGASSSALAASALVRNPAEFNSALARLEPGDTLTLADGEWRDFQIVFTGRGAADRPITLTAQTPGGVIITGRSNLSMAGEHLVVSNLVFRQGSSPTGEVLSFRKSRTERANFSRITGVVIDGFSKPNRAESDNWVAMYGHHNRFDHNQLTGKTNAGTTLVVVRDAEQGLENRHVIDSNYFGRRPVLGSNGGETIRVGTSHASASNSFTTVTGNWFEQCDGEVEIISNKSGGNIYRGNVFFESQGAMVLRHGDDNLVEDNVFIGNGLPNTGGVRMINRRNTVRNNYMQGLSGSNFGSALTIMYGVPNSPLHRYVQVDGAVIENNTLVDAREMSFGAGIDAERSAAPINSRFANNLIVNRDGRDPIRVQGDMSGIAFEGNVQSPAATEALPGVASRKVTLTRGAGELLLPQGLKGVGVRPDLTFVSREETGVSWYPKLRPVAALDSGSVHAVTPGEDTLTQAIAKAEPGDQIELQPGVYIVNQLIGLDHAVTVRGPAKGRAEIQFSRPGLFEIGVGGSLRLSRVTISGALAPDVAGAAVIRAGRGAAGYQLIVEDAAFEDLTVNRSFNVFAAGPGTLADRIRLERVTVERATGSVIAAHTETADLGTYNAEVVEVVDSTFRDVTGPVVDLYRGGTDESTFGPRLTLTGSTFERSGRVGDDAGVLKLYGVQRAEIRDNRFIDSGAPSFFRRVGEPVLLWSGNQSKGTPDLITNVPPTEVAR, encoded by the coding sequence ATGTCGAAGCTGGGCCTGAAGGCGTCTCTCATGGTGCTCGCTGTCGCGGCGACTGGAGGCGCGTCCTCGTCGGCCTTGGCGGCATCGGCCCTGGTGCGAAACCCCGCAGAATTCAATTCGGCGCTGGCCCGGCTGGAGCCAGGCGACACCCTGACGCTGGCGGACGGGGAATGGCGCGATTTCCAGATCGTCTTCACAGGCCGGGGGGCCGCTGACCGGCCCATCACCCTGACCGCTCAGACGCCGGGCGGCGTGATCATCACCGGGCGCTCGAACCTGAGCATGGCGGGTGAGCACCTCGTCGTGTCGAACCTGGTGTTCCGCCAGGGATCGTCGCCCACGGGCGAGGTTCTGTCGTTCCGAAAGTCACGCACTGAACGCGCCAATTTCAGCCGCATCACCGGCGTGGTGATCGATGGCTTCTCCAAGCCGAATCGCGCTGAGTCGGACAACTGGGTGGCGATGTACGGCCACCACAACCGTTTCGATCACAACCAACTGACCGGCAAGACCAACGCCGGCACGACTCTGGTGGTGGTTCGCGATGCGGAGCAGGGGCTCGAGAACCGGCACGTCATCGACAGCAACTATTTCGGTCGCCGCCCGGTGCTGGGCTCGAACGGCGGCGAGACGATCCGGGTCGGCACCAGCCACGCCTCGGCCTCCAACTCGTTCACGACCGTGACGGGCAACTGGTTCGAGCAGTGCGACGGCGAGGTGGAGATCATCTCGAACAAGTCGGGCGGCAACATCTATCGTGGCAACGTCTTCTTTGAGTCCCAGGGCGCGATGGTCCTGCGGCACGGCGACGACAATCTGGTCGAGGATAACGTCTTCATCGGCAACGGCCTGCCCAATACCGGCGGCGTGCGGATGATCAACCGGCGCAACACCGTCCGTAACAACTACATGCAAGGCCTGAGCGGCTCGAACTTCGGCAGCGCCCTGACCATCATGTACGGCGTGCCGAACTCGCCCCTGCACCGCTATGTCCAGGTGGACGGCGCGGTCATCGAGAACAACACCCTGGTCGATGCGCGCGAGATGTCGTTCGGCGCCGGCATCGATGCCGAACGCTCCGCCGCGCCGATCAACAGCCGCTTCGCCAACAACCTGATCGTCAATCGCGACGGCCGTGACCCCATCCGCGTGCAGGGCGACATGAGCGGCATCGCCTTCGAAGGCAATGTCCAGTCGCCTGCGGCGACCGAGGCCCTCCCGGGCGTCGCCAGCCGGAAGGTGACCCTGACGCGTGGGGCGGGCGAACTGCTCCTGCCCCAGGGGCTCAAGGGTGTCGGCGTTCGTCCCGACCTGACTTTCGTCAGCCGCGAAGAGACCGGCGTGAGCTGGTACCCCAAGCTCAGACCTGTCGCCGCCCTGGACAGCGGATCGGTCCATGCGGTCACACCGGGCGAGGACACCCTGACCCAGGCGATCGCCAAGGCGGAGCCGGGTGACCAGATCGAGCTTCAGCCCGGCGTCTATATCGTCAACCAGCTCATCGGCCTGGACCACGCCGTGACCGTTCGGGGTCCAGCCAAGGGACGCGCCGAAATCCAGTTCTCCCGGCCCGGCCTGTTCGAGATCGGAGTTGGCGGATCGCTGCGTCTTTCGCGTGTGACGATCTCCGGCGCTCTCGCCCCCGACGTGGCGGGCGCCGCCGTGATCCGTGCGGGGCGGGGCGCCGCCGGATATCAGCTGATCGTCGAGGACGCCGCCTTCGAGGACCTGACCGTCAACCGCAGCTTCAACGTCTTCGCCGCCGGCCCCGGCACCCTTGCCGACCGTATCCGGCTGGAGCGGGTCACGGTCGAACGCGCCACGGGGTCGGTGATCGCCGCCCATACCGAGACCGCCGACCTAGGCACCTACAACGCCGAGGTGGTGGAGGTCGTGGACAGCACCTTCCGCGACGTGACCGGACCGGTTGTCGACCTCTATCGCGGCGGCACTGACGAGAGCACCTTCGGCCCTCGCCTGACGCTCACCGGCTCCACCTTCGAGCGTAGCGGCCGGGTCGGCGACGATGCGGGGGTGCTCAAGCTCTACGGCGTCCAGCGCGCGGAGATCCGCGATAACCGCTTCATCGACAGCGGCGCGCCCAGCTTCTTCCGGCGGGTGGGCGAACCCGTCCTGCTGTGGAGCGGCAATCAATCAAAAGGCACGCCGGACCTGATCACCAACGTCCCCCCAACGGAGGTCGCGCGTTGA
- a CDS encoding MFS transporter produces MKSGMRWVIIGLIAIATVVNYIDRNALAVMWPEIAPEVGATKEDYALLVTIFMLFYALGQFVFGKLFDAIGVRLGFALSIGVWSISIALHALASSVASFSIFRAMLGISEAGAWPGAVKANAEWFPARERALAQGIFNAGASIGAIVSAPLIALIFLAIGWKGTFLLVGVLGFVWLLPWLVIYRAGPDRHPWVSAAERALILDKPLAQAADAPPPPVYVPTMRQLLSHRQSWGVILSRFFLDPIWWLFVSWLPIYLAETFNFDIKQIGIFAWVPYVGAMIGSMVGGWLSGQLIQSGRSPGMARKLTVTLGGLIMTPCLIVAPSMTDPTLAVLVIAGVLFGFQVAIGNIQTIPGDLFDGRSVGSLAGIGGMAAVAGTLITTWLVPAMTKVSYGPIFILVAALVPLSILSLWFVTGRIAPVQATTPTALKDT; encoded by the coding sequence ATGAAATCCGGCATGAGGTGGGTCATCATCGGCCTGATCGCGATCGCCACGGTGGTCAACTACATCGACCGAAACGCCCTGGCGGTGATGTGGCCCGAGATCGCGCCCGAGGTCGGCGCGACCAAGGAGGACTACGCCCTTCTGGTCACGATCTTCATGCTCTTCTACGCCTTGGGGCAGTTCGTCTTCGGCAAGCTGTTCGACGCCATCGGCGTGCGGCTGGGCTTCGCGCTGTCGATCGGGGTCTGGTCGATCTCCATCGCGCTGCACGCCCTGGCCAGCTCGGTCGCCTCCTTCAGCATCTTCCGCGCCATGCTGGGGATCAGCGAGGCCGGCGCCTGGCCCGGCGCGGTCAAGGCCAACGCCGAGTGGTTTCCCGCCCGAGAGCGCGCTCTGGCCCAAGGCATATTCAATGCGGGGGCCTCGATAGGCGCGATCGTCTCGGCGCCCCTGATCGCGCTCATCTTCCTGGCGATCGGCTGGAAAGGGACCTTCCTTCTGGTCGGCGTCCTGGGCTTTGTCTGGCTTCTGCCCTGGCTGGTGATCTATCGCGCCGGCCCCGATCGACACCCCTGGGTGAGCGCGGCCGAGCGGGCCCTCATCCTCGACAAGCCCTTGGCGCAAGCCGCCGACGCGCCTCCGCCGCCGGTCTATGTCCCGACCATGCGTCAGCTCCTGTCGCATCGGCAAAGCTGGGGCGTGATCCTGTCGCGCTTTTTCCTCGATCCGATCTGGTGGCTGTTCGTCTCGTGGCTGCCGATCTACCTGGCCGAGACCTTCAATTTCGACATCAAGCAGATCGGAATCTTCGCCTGGGTTCCGTACGTCGGGGCGATGATCGGCAGCATGGTGGGCGGCTGGCTGTCGGGCCAACTGATCCAGTCGGGCCGCTCGCCCGGCATGGCGCGCAAGCTGACCGTCACCCTGGGCGGCCTGATCATGACGCCTTGCCTGATCGTGGCGCCTAGCATGACCGATCCGACACTCGCGGTCCTGGTCATCGCTGGCGTGCTGTTCGGCTTCCAGGTCGCCATCGGCAACATCCAGACCATTCCCGGCGACCTGTTCGACGGTCGTTCGGTGGGATCGCTGGCCGGCATCGGGGGCATGGCGGCGGTAGCCGGCACCTTGATCACCACCTGGCTGGTGCCCGCCATGACCAAGGTCTCCTACGGCCCGATCTTCATCCTGGTCGCGGCCCTGGTTCCTCTTTCCATCCTCTCCCTGTGGTTCGTCACCGGTCGCATCGCGCCGGTCCAGGCGACCACCCCTACTGCTCTGAAGGACACCTGA
- a CDS encoding heparinase II/III domain-containing protein, with the protein MNRPLLIALFAALSAGLPAGVLAQDAKPAVAARADDATPVLVSADQWRAMAAAGDRYPMFAAERARVEREVRAAMAAGVKVPQPRDLGGGVTHEQHKANYKAIAGAGALYRMTGDKAYADFARDLLLEYARLYPTLSDHPAGKSSVKGRLFWQALNDSVWLVYGAQGYDAIRDTLTVDQRRKIDDDVFRRMARFLSEENAPYFDRIHNHATWATAGVGMAGYVLRDQTLVERALKGTARDGKAGFLRQVDELFSPDGYYAEGPYYQRYALAPFIIFARAIQQNEPERQIFKRRDGVLLKAVDVVIQSSYAGLLFPINDAMPDKGLDSEEIVTGVAIAYAQTRDPRLLSIAQGQGRTLLSPDGLAVAQGVATGEARPFDFRSMQLGDGPNGDLGNLVFLRRGGATGQALVMKNTQQGQGHGHFDRLGWLFYDNGQPVVRDYGAARFLNVEAKGGGGYLDENDSWAMQTVAHNTLVVGQASQFGGDWHVGEERPTKPLFFKAGEGLQIASARLDKAYDGVVLTRTLAMVEHPDLTYPVVIDLFRADGAKPTNYDLPLHFNGHIIKAFEAEHSVRERPVLGQASGYQHLWVDAVAAPSDKARSLTWLLGKRFYTYRFGASAPTSALLVESGANDPSFNLRREPALIQRMQGQADASFFSVLEPHGAYDATAETVSGATSQIRDIARTRGEGAEVIVLTLASGAKLALGVADDVSPIAAHAVRIDGQAYEWTGPYARFDR; encoded by the coding sequence TTGAACCGTCCGCTTCTGATCGCTCTGTTCGCCGCCCTGTCCGCGGGCCTCCCCGCAGGCGTGCTGGCCCAGGACGCCAAACCCGCCGTAGCCGCGCGCGCCGATGACGCCACGCCGGTGCTGGTCTCGGCGGACCAGTGGCGCGCGATGGCGGCGGCGGGCGACCGCTATCCGATGTTCGCGGCCGAGCGCGCACGCGTGGAGCGTGAGGTGCGCGCCGCCATGGCCGCCGGCGTCAAGGTTCCCCAGCCTCGGGATCTGGGCGGCGGCGTCACCCACGAACAGCACAAGGCCAACTACAAGGCCATCGCCGGCGCGGGCGCCCTGTACCGGATGACGGGCGACAAGGCCTATGCCGACTTCGCCCGCGACCTGTTGCTGGAATACGCGCGCCTCTATCCGACCCTGTCCGACCATCCCGCTGGCAAATCGTCAGTGAAGGGGCGGCTGTTCTGGCAGGCGCTGAACGACTCCGTGTGGCTGGTCTATGGCGCGCAGGGTTACGACGCCATCCGCGACACCCTCACCGTCGACCAGCGTCGCAAGATCGACGACGACGTCTTCCGCCGCATGGCCCGGTTCCTGTCGGAAGAGAACGCCCCGTACTTCGACCGCATCCATAACCATGCGACCTGGGCCACCGCCGGAGTCGGCATGGCCGGCTATGTGCTGCGCGACCAGACCTTGGTGGAGCGCGCGCTCAAGGGAACGGCGCGAGACGGCAAGGCCGGCTTCCTGCGTCAGGTGGACGAGCTGTTCTCGCCCGATGGCTATTATGCCGAGGGACCCTACTACCAACGCTACGCCCTGGCGCCGTTCATCATCTTCGCGCGGGCGATCCAGCAGAACGAACCGGAGCGCCAGATCTTTAAGCGACGGGACGGCGTCCTGCTGAAGGCCGTCGATGTCGTGATCCAGTCGTCCTACGCCGGGCTGCTTTTCCCGATCAACGACGCCATGCCGGACAAGGGTCTGGACAGCGAGGAGATCGTCACCGGCGTCGCCATCGCCTACGCCCAGACACGCGACCCCCGCCTGCTGTCGATCGCGCAGGGGCAGGGGCGCACGCTTCTGTCGCCCGATGGTCTGGCCGTGGCGCAGGGCGTTGCGACCGGCGAAGCGCGGCCCTTCGATTTTAGGTCCATGCAGCTTGGCGACGGGCCGAACGGCGACCTGGGCAACCTGGTCTTTCTGCGGCGCGGCGGGGCCACGGGCCAGGCGCTGGTGATGAAGAACACCCAGCAGGGCCAGGGCCACGGGCACTTCGACCGGCTGGGCTGGCTGTTCTACGACAACGGCCAGCCTGTCGTGCGCGACTATGGCGCGGCGCGCTTCCTCAATGTCGAGGCCAAGGGCGGCGGCGGCTATCTGGACGAGAACGACAGCTGGGCTATGCAGACGGTGGCCCACAACACCCTGGTGGTCGGCCAGGCCAGCCAGTTCGGCGGCGACTGGCATGTGGGCGAGGAGCGCCCGACCAAGCCCCTGTTTTTCAAGGCGGGGGAGGGGCTTCAGATCGCGTCGGCCCGGCTGGACAAGGCCTATGACGGCGTCGTCCTGACACGCACATTGGCGATGGTCGAGCATCCGGACCTCACCTATCCGGTGGTGATCGACCTGTTCCGCGCCGACGGAGCAAAGCCCACCAACTATGACCTGCCGCTGCATTTCAACGGCCACATAATCAAGGCCTTCGAAGCCGAGCATTCGGTCCGCGAGCGGCCTGTGCTGGGCCAAGCCTCTGGGTATCAGCATCTGTGGGTGGACGCGGTGGCGGCGCCGTCCGACAAGGCGCGCAGCCTGACCTGGCTGCTGGGCAAGCGCTTCTACACCTATCGCTTCGGGGCCTCGGCTCCCACCAGCGCTTTGCTGGTCGAAAGCGGCGCCAATGATCCGAGCTTCAACCTGAGGCGAGAGCCCGCGCTGATCCAGCGCATGCAGGGGCAGGCCGACGCCAGCTTCTTCTCGGTGTTGGAGCCCCACGGCGCCTATGACGCGACCGCCGAGACGGTGTCGGGCGCCACAAGCCAGATCCGCGACATCGCCCGCACCCGGGGCGAGGGCGCCGAGGTCATCGTCCTGACGCTCGCTTCCGGCGCCAAGCTGGCGCTGGGCGTCGCCGACGATGTTTCCCCAATCGCCGCCCATGCCGTGCGTATCGACGGCCAAGCCTACGAATGGACCGGGCCCTACGCCCGGTTCGATCGCTGA